The Solibacillus daqui genome has a segment encoding these proteins:
- a CDS encoding SDR family NAD(P)-dependent oxidoreductase — protein MSKNFIIFGASQGLGDAFVKGLPTEGDTVWMVSRTRPESLDINDGVNRKWLSIDLSNQQQISDLKETLKDNAIDVLIYNVGVWEKHGFEDDYTFDKDEIRDISNLININLTSTITYIQALLPNLRQAKNGKVILIGSTAGLDHTNSSQVSFVASKFGLRGITNALREHLREDKIPVTCINPGEMAAEVPYEEGAEKAIDLYEGTRIPVQDIVSIVQCVINLSPISCVKEIIIPSITDLNA, from the coding sequence GTGAGTAAAAACTTTATTATTTTTGGAGCAAGTCAAGGGCTTGGTGACGCCTTTGTAAAAGGTCTACCTACAGAGGGAGATACAGTATGGATGGTGTCAAGAACACGACCAGAAAGTTTGGATATTAATGATGGTGTAAATCGCAAATGGCTCTCAATAGATTTATCAAATCAACAACAAATCTCTGATTTAAAGGAAACTTTAAAAGACAATGCAATAGATGTATTAATTTATAATGTTGGAGTATGGGAAAAGCATGGTTTCGAGGATGACTATACATTTGACAAGGATGAAATTAGAGATATTTCTAACTTAATCAATATAAATCTAACTTCTACTATTACATATATTCAGGCGCTTCTACCAAACTTAAGACAAGCTAAAAATGGAAAAGTCATTTTAATTGGTTCAACGGCAGGCTTAGATCACACAAACAGTTCACAAGTTTCATTTGTTGCATCTAAATTCGGTTTACGGGGCATTACAAATGCGCTACGTGAACATTTGAGAGAAGATAAAATCCCTGTCACTTGTATTAATCCAGGGGAAATGGCAGCAGAAGTACCTTATGAAGAAGGTGCAGAAAAGGCAATTGATTTATATGAAGGTACACGTATACCTGTACAAGATATTGTATCTATTGTGCAATGTGTGATTAATCTTTCACCAATTTCATGTGTTAAGGAAATCATTATTCCTTCAATAACAGACTTAAATGCTTGA
- a CDS encoding GyrI-like domain-containing protein, producing the protein MECKKVKKDFKVVGMKNRGAYANFGSEVPKFAQQFISKASEIQHHSNTEIALYEPKRDENHLEGDYYVGLIVPDALNEVPSGMEYIEISQEYVTTRGRITDVSDLHLQIIKWSDEHGYQKNLGSYIIETYHPIENNIEEVQIYIPIHS; encoded by the coding sequence ATGGAATGCAAAAAGGTAAAAAAAGATTTTAAAGTTGTTGGGATGAAAAACAGGGGGGCTTATGCGAACTTCGGAAGTGAGGTACCTAAGTTTGCTCAACAATTTATAAGTAAAGCAAGTGAAATTCAACATCATTCTAATACAGAAATTGCACTCTATGAACCGAAAAGGGATGAAAACCACCTAGAGGGTGACTATTATGTTGGATTGATTGTTCCTGATGCTTTAAATGAAGTCCCTTCTGGTATGGAATATATTGAAATATCGCAGGAGTATGTAACTACTAGGGGAAGAATAACCGATGTTAGTGACCTTCATTTGCAAATAATTAAATGGTCTGATGAACATGGATATCAAAAAAACTTAGGATCCTATATTATTGAGACCTATCATCCAATTGAAAATAATATAGAAGAGGTACAGATTTACATTCCAATTCATTCGTAA
- a CDS encoding DUF3231 family protein, whose product MGMFSGNPKDEPLHYGEVFSIWTNLATNYGMIAGYQTFYNHAGDKDLKNIIAEIIQGAKEEVRHLQEILKTNGIALPPAPPERPNARPEDIPPGAKFNDPEISAALSLDAASGLVSCSQAMGMCIREDIALMYGQFHTARALLGGKLLRLNKNKGWLVPPPLHVNHPGK is encoded by the coding sequence ATGGGTATGTTTAGCGGTAATCCCAAAGATGAACCATTACATTATGGTGAGGTGTTCAGTATCTGGACAAATCTTGCTACAAACTATGGCATGATTGCTGGGTATCAAACATTTTATAATCATGCTGGAGATAAAGATCTGAAAAATATTATTGCAGAAATAATTCAAGGCGCTAAAGAGGAAGTTAGACATCTACAAGAGATTCTAAAAACAAACGGCATTGCTTTACCTCCAGCGCCGCCTGAACGTCCAAACGCAAGACCAGAAGATATTCCTCCTGGTGCAAAATTTAATGATCCTGAAATCAGTGCGGCATTATCATTAGATGCTGCTTCGGGTTTAGTTTCATGTAGTCAAGCAATGGGAATGTGTATTAGAGAAGACATCGCACTAATGTATGGTCAATTCCATACAGCTAGAGCACTACTTGGTGGCAAACTATTACGTCTTAACAAAAATAAGGGTTGGTTAGTGCCTCCACCATTACATGTAAATCATCCAGGAAAATAA
- a CDS encoding DUF3888 domain-containing protein translates to MKKMLFVFILSLVLITPIQTTIVSSFGPTQDSEELRLQDMLMLMLTPYIEKDLTNYYYPKIIKDVSPHVTPWKIELIETKRNHFRGFDLQITFEIEPTDGGHNISLGKDRMTYEISPGPEVKLINHTHLKTYKYPPE, encoded by the coding sequence ATGAAAAAGATGTTATTCGTTTTTATACTATCCCTTGTTCTTATTACTCCTATTCAAACAACAATCGTTTCATCATTTGGACCTACTCAGGACTCTGAAGAGCTTAGATTACAAGATATGCTAATGTTAATGCTTACCCCTTATATCGAAAAAGATTTGACTAACTATTATTATCCGAAGATTATTAAGGATGTTTCACCTCATGTAACTCCGTGGAAAATTGAATTGATTGAAACTAAAAGAAATCATTTTCGAGGCTTTGATTTGCAAATTACTTTTGAAATTGAACCAACTGATGGCGGTCATAATATATCATTAGGGAAGGATCGAATGACTTATGAAATATCTCCTGGACCTGAGGTTAAATTGATAAATCACACGCACCTAAAGACGTATAAATACCCTCCAGAATGA
- a CDS encoding IS3 family transposase (programmed frameshift) yields the protein MGTRVSYPVEVKMKAIEMRMANVPVKEVMEELDIRNYTQLKRWMHWYRNGEMHRLKQPVGKQYAFGKGPEFESETAKLQAENLELKQQIEVFKKVRGIGREVAPKVVLQLVEELKDVMPIGEICRHLGVGRSSYYRWRKDVDQSTQKEIRDQQIGDLCKQNKFRYGYRKIANLYPGVCRKTVQRVMQKYGWQCKVKVKKRKRTGQPAYVAPNLLARDFTASKPMEKLVTDITYLPFGQSMMYLSSILDVYNGEIVAQTTGIKQDTDFVLDTLYQLPKLPEGCILHSDQGSVYTSYAYQKAAKEKGITMSMSRKGTPADNSPIESFHSTLKSETFYLDDIYRTTNARVIQIVEEYITYYNNIRIQTKLNSQSPVQYRQLAA from the exons ATGGGAACAAGAGTCAGTTATCCAGTAGAAGTGAAAATGAAGGCAATTGAAATGCGAATGGCTAACGTACCGGTAAAAGAAGTAATGGAAGAATTGGACATTCGAAACTATACGCAGTTGAAGCGATGGATGCATTGGTATCGAAATGGTGAAATGCACCGTCTTAAACAACCAGTTGGTAAACAATATGCCTTCGGCAAAGGACCGGAATTTGAAAGTGAGACAGCCAAGCTACAGGCAGAGAATCTAGAGTTGAAACAACAGATTGAAGTTT TTAAAAAAGTACGCGGAATTGGAAGGGAAGTGGCGCCAAAAGTAGTACTTCAATTAGTTGAAGAATTAAAAGATGTTATGCCAATTGGTGAAATCTGTCGTCATTTAGGCGTAGGTCGCTCGTCATACTATCGTTGGAGAAAGGATGTGGATCAATCCACACAAAAGGAGATTCGAGATCAGCAGATTGGCGACTTGTGCAAACAGAATAAATTTCGATATGGTTATCGAAAGATTGCTAATCTGTACCCAGGAGTTTGTAGGAAGACTGTGCAGCGTGTTATGCAAAAATATGGTTGGCAATGTAAAGTAAAGGTGAAGAAACGGAAGCGTACCGGGCAGCCAGCATACGTCGCACCGAATTTATTAGCACGCGATTTTACAGCATCTAAGCCTATGGAGAAGCTAGTCACGGATATTACGTACTTGCCTTTTGGACAATCGATGATGTATCTTTCTAGTATTCTCGATGTCTACAATGGCGAAATTGTGGCACAAACTACTGGTATCAAACAAGACACTGATTTTGTGTTGGATACGCTCTATCAATTGCCTAAGCTACCAGAAGGATGCATTCTGCATAGTGACCAAGGCTCCGTTTATACATCCTATGCTTATCAAAAAGCAGCCAAAGAAAAAGGAATTACCATGAGCATGTCCCGCAAAGGCACGCCAGCTGATAATTCCCCAATCGAATCGTTTCATTCCACGCTAAAGTCTGAAACGTTCTATCTCGACGATATCTATCGCACAACGAACGCACGTGTGATACAGATTGTCGAAGAATACATTACTTATTATAACAATATCCGTATTCAAACGAAACTAAACAGCCAATCGCCGGTTCAATACCGTCAATTGGCTGCATAA
- a CDS encoding sigma-70 family RNA polymerase sigma factor, which translates to MIDLEADYSEVSSDEILSQLMEDYATDLKRIAFLYVNDMAECEDIIQEVFISCYQKLTSFRHECSYKTWLIRITINKCKDYKKRWNIKKLIYKPIISSVFTAPSAEEQFINEQTSKSMIEQIAKLPTKYKEVIILYYYQQMTMAEISEILNVNINTIKSRLLRGKKILQNRLERSDTSGQIR; encoded by the coding sequence GTGATAGATCTTGAAGCAGATTATTCAGAAGTTTCATCAGATGAAATACTAAGTCAACTGATGGAGGACTATGCAACCGATTTAAAAAGAATAGCTTTCTTATATGTAAATGATATGGCTGAATGTGAGGATATTATTCAAGAAGTCTTTATATCCTGTTATCAAAAGTTAACTAGCTTCCGACATGAATGTAGCTATAAGACTTGGTTAATTCGAATTACTATTAATAAATGTAAGGATTATAAGAAACGTTGGAATATAAAAAAGCTGATATATAAACCGATTATTTCATCTGTTTTCACTGCACCTTCTGCAGAAGAGCAATTTATTAATGAGCAGACTTCAAAAAGTATGATAGAACAAATAGCCAAACTACCAACCAAATATAAAGAGGTAATCATCCTATATTATTATCAGCAAATGACTATGGCTGAAATAAGTGAAATCCTCAACGTAAATATTAATACGATTAAATCAAGATTACTTCGTGGAAAGAAAATCCTTCAAAACAGATTGGAAAGGAGTGATACTAGTGGACAAATTCGATAA
- a CDS encoding copper amine oxidase N-terminal domain-containing protein codes for MKNKMNYFMSLLLFVSLVFGLSAEKVSAAKNLSVVIDGKLQEYPHSPVIKEGATFIPFREGFELLGAKVTWNGKDKSLTAKKGDTYIWAQLGNGNIVTERSNGLRIVKNYPAGPQTINGVTMIPVKVFEQLGATVSWNAQNKMIQIISATSTFKDFLGTGTLMEEQQSNEVDKQILE; via the coding sequence ATGAAGAACAAAATGAATTATTTTATGAGTCTACTATTATTTGTATCACTTGTCTTTGGACTTTCAGCAGAAAAAGTTTCAGCGGCAAAAAATTTATCCGTTGTAATAGATGGAAAGCTCCAAGAATATCCTCATTCTCCTGTTATTAAAGAGGGCGCAACATTCATCCCTTTCCGAGAAGGATTTGAATTATTAGGTGCGAAGGTTACTTGGAATGGAAAAGATAAGTCGCTAACTGCGAAAAAGGGAGATACTTATATTTGGGCGCAACTTGGAAATGGAAATATAGTAACTGAACGAAGTAACGGCCTTAGAATTGTAAAAAACTATCCTGCTGGTCCTCAGACGATTAATGGCGTGACAATGATTCCTGTTAAAGTTTTTGAACAATTGGGTGCAACAGTTAGTTGGAATGCTCAAAATAAAATGATCCAAATAATATCCGCAACTAGTACGTTCAAAGATTTTTTAGGAACGGGGACATTAATGGAAGAACAGCAGTCGAATGAGGTTGATAAACAAATACTCGAATAA